One region of Vigna angularis cultivar LongXiaoDou No.4 chromosome 10, ASM1680809v1, whole genome shotgun sequence genomic DNA includes:
- the LOC108323132 gene encoding methylsterol monooxygenase 2-2 isoform X2, whose product MASLLESGWQYLITHFSDFQLACLGSFFLHESVFFLSGLPFIWLERAGWMSNYKIQAKNNSPAAQEKCIVRLLLYHFGVNLPVMIFSYPVFSYMGMRSSLPLPSWKTVLTQIIFYFILEDFIFYWGHRILHTKWLYKHVHSVHHEYATPFGLTSEYAHPAEILFLGFATIFGPAITGPHLITLWLWMVLRVLETVEAHCGYHFPWSLSNFLPLYGGADFHDYHHRLLYTKSGNYSSTFTYMDWKER is encoded by the exons ATGGCTTCGCTTCTCGAATCTGGCTGGCAG TACTTAATCACACATTTCAGTGACTTTCAACTGGCGTGTTTGGGAAGTTTCTTTCTACATGAGAGTGTTTTCTTCTTGTCTGGACTTCCCTTTATATGGCTTGAGAGGGCAGGGTGGATGAGCAATTACAAAATTCAG GCAAAAAATAATAGTCCTGCAGCTCAGGAGAAATGCATTGTTCGCCTGTTGCTTTACCATTTTGGTGTCAATCTACCTGTTATGATTTTTTCATATCCCGTTTTCTCATACATGGGCATGCGGAGTAGTCTTCCCCTACCGTCCTG GAAAACAGTTCTAACTCAAATAATCTTTTACTTCATTTTGGAGGACTTTATATTCTACTGGGGACATAGAATATTGCACACAAAATGGCTATACAAGCATGTGCACAGTGTTCATCACGA GTATGCTACACCGTTTGGTCTTACTTCTGAATATGCTCATCCTGCGGAGATACTTTTCCTTGGGTTTGCTACCATTTTTGGTCCTGCCATCACTGGGCCCCACTTGATAACTCTCTGGTTATGGATGGTTCTGAGAGTCCTAGAGACAGTTGAGGCTCATTGTGGATACCATTTTCCATGGAGTCTTTCGAACTTCCTTCCGTTGTATGGGGG AGCTGATTTTCACGACTATCATCACCGTTTGCTGTACACGAAGTCTGGAAATTATTCTTCGACTTTCACTTACATGGACTG GAAAGAGCGCTAG
- the LOC108323132 gene encoding methylsterol monooxygenase 2-2 isoform X1, with protein MASLLESGWQYLITHFSDFQLACLGSFFLHESVFFLSGLPFIWLERAGWMSNYKIQAKNNSPAAQEKCIVRLLLYHFGVNLPVMIFSYPVFSYMGMRSSLPLPSWKTVLTQIIFYFILEDFIFYWGHRILHTKWLYKHVHSVHHEYATPFGLTSEYAHPAEILFLGFATIFGPAITGPHLITLWLWMVLRVLETVEAHCGYHFPWSLSNFLPLYGGADFHDYHHRLLYTKSGNYSSTFTYMDWIFGTDVGYRKLKALKSTQIEDSSELKNN; from the exons ATGGCTTCGCTTCTCGAATCTGGCTGGCAG TACTTAATCACACATTTCAGTGACTTTCAACTGGCGTGTTTGGGAAGTTTCTTTCTACATGAGAGTGTTTTCTTCTTGTCTGGACTTCCCTTTATATGGCTTGAGAGGGCAGGGTGGATGAGCAATTACAAAATTCAG GCAAAAAATAATAGTCCTGCAGCTCAGGAGAAATGCATTGTTCGCCTGTTGCTTTACCATTTTGGTGTCAATCTACCTGTTATGATTTTTTCATATCCCGTTTTCTCATACATGGGCATGCGGAGTAGTCTTCCCCTACCGTCCTG GAAAACAGTTCTAACTCAAATAATCTTTTACTTCATTTTGGAGGACTTTATATTCTACTGGGGACATAGAATATTGCACACAAAATGGCTATACAAGCATGTGCACAGTGTTCATCACGA GTATGCTACACCGTTTGGTCTTACTTCTGAATATGCTCATCCTGCGGAGATACTTTTCCTTGGGTTTGCTACCATTTTTGGTCCTGCCATCACTGGGCCCCACTTGATAACTCTCTGGTTATGGATGGTTCTGAGAGTCCTAGAGACAGTTGAGGCTCATTGTGGATACCATTTTCCATGGAGTCTTTCGAACTTCCTTCCGTTGTATGGGGG AGCTGATTTTCACGACTATCATCACCGTTTGCTGTACACGAAGTCTGGAAATTATTCTTCGACTTTCACTTACATGGACTG GATATTTGGAACTGATGTAGGCTACAGAAAGTTGAAAGCATTGAAGAGCACACAAATTGAAGACAGTAGCGAGCTAAAGAacaattag